DNA sequence from the Pseudomonas tritici genome:
CGCGTAACACGGGCCCGCGACAATGGGCAAAGCCCGCTTTAATCCAGCGCTGGCGCCACAAACGCCTCATGAGAGAACTCGCAGGCATGGCGCGATACCCACTCGCGGGCCAATGCTTCGAATTGCTGGGCGGTGGGTTCTGCGTCTTCGTGCTGGCGGCAATAGCGCTCTATCCGGCATGCTTGCTCACCCATTCGCGCACCGAACAGTGCATGTTCATCGGTAAACGAGACACCGACGCGGTAGCCGTTTTCCACCTTGCGGCACCACGCCACATAGCCCGGATAACGCGCGCTGGCGCCCAAGGAAGGGATGTGCAGATCAACCGCCGTGCCCTCGCGCCAGGCGCGTGGCCAATCGCAGGCAACACCGCCCAGGCCGATAGTGTGCAGGCGTTGGCGGGGGATGGCAGGAGAGGGGCGTTGGATTAACTCGACAGCGACATCATCAGGGTGAGGTAAAAAACGACCCATGTACACGGACTCCGAGCACCGTCCAGTTGACGGCGGCAGCAGCAGTATAGTGAAGGAACTGGAATTGACCGACCTGGATATTGACCAGCAATTGCTGGGATTGCCAGGTATTTCGCTTGTCGTGTTCACAAGCGTAGGGTGTTCCAGTTGCCGTTGGGCGCGCCAGCATTTGCCAGGCTGGCCGTTGCCGCTGGACCGGGTGTGCTGGGTGGATGCCGGGCACAACGGCGGCGCGGTCGAACGCTACCAGATCTTTCATTTGCCGGCGTTGTTCGTGGTGTGCGA
Encoded proteins:
- a CDS encoding PilZ domain-containing protein; amino-acid sequence: MGRFLPHPDDVAVELIQRPSPAIPRQRLHTIGLGGVACDWPRAWREGTAVDLHIPSLGASARYPGYVAWCRKVENGYRVGVSFTDEHALFGARMGEQACRIERYCRQHEDAEPTAQQFEALAREWVSRHACEFSHEAFVAPALD
- a CDS encoding thioredoxin family protein is translated as MYTDSEHRPVDGGSSSIVKELELTDLDIDQQLLGLPGISLVVFTSVGCSSCRWARQHLPGWPLPLDRVCWVDAGHNGGAVERYQIFHLPALFVVCEGQFLGQLQTRLTPSDLADSIKHALTRTPEDLP